The Myxococcus fulvus genome has a window encoding:
- a CDS encoding NAD(P)(+) transhydrogenase (Re/Si-specific) subunit beta has protein sequence MTTTLSLTETFVQLLYLLASILFVMGLKDLGDAQTARRGVLLAELGMVAAVAGTLLYGVGVTHVIVRWEWIVVALLIGSAVGTGMGLWIPMTKMPERIALSHAFGGLAVGLVGVVEYLQHGGPQMTTLQISATGLEVALGALTFTGSLMAFGKLQGFITGRPVTYPGQNLSNLLMIVGTLGLIGLLVYSPGSAWAFYLVAALGVLLGVLLVLPIGGADMPVVICLLNSYAGLAAAATGFALGNNVLIICGALDGFSGFLLGMMMSKAMNRSFSNVLFGAFGAVPEAKAVTEGAQPSGPAPNVGSVEEAAEVLRAARSVIVVPGYGMAVSQAQHAVRDLANVLQANGCDVRYAIHPVAGRMPGHMNVLLAEANVPYDHLFDLDVINDDFTATDVALVVGANDVVNPAARSNQSSPIYGMPILSADLAKTCVVLKRSLNAGFAGIENELFVRSNTMMVLGDAKKTLMQFTSALKE, from the coding sequence ATGACGACGACCCTGTCCCTCACGGAGACGTTCGTCCAGTTGTTGTACCTGCTCGCCTCCATCCTCTTCGTGATGGGTTTGAAGGACCTGGGTGACGCGCAGACGGCCCGGCGGGGCGTGCTGCTGGCGGAACTGGGCATGGTGGCCGCGGTGGCCGGCACGCTGCTGTACGGCGTGGGCGTGACGCACGTCATCGTGCGCTGGGAATGGATTGTCGTGGCGCTGCTCATCGGCTCGGCGGTGGGCACGGGCATGGGCTTGTGGATTCCCATGACGAAGATGCCGGAGCGCATCGCGCTCTCGCATGCCTTCGGCGGGCTCGCGGTGGGGCTGGTCGGCGTCGTCGAGTATCTCCAGCACGGCGGCCCCCAGATGACCACGCTCCAGATCTCGGCCACGGGCCTGGAGGTGGCGCTCGGCGCGTTGACCTTCACCGGGAGCTTGATGGCGTTCGGCAAGCTGCAGGGCTTCATCACCGGACGGCCCGTCACCTATCCGGGGCAGAACCTCTCCAACCTGCTCATGATTGTCGGCACGCTGGGGTTGATTGGCCTGCTCGTGTATTCGCCGGGCTCGGCGTGGGCCTTCTACCTGGTGGCCGCGTTGGGTGTGCTGCTGGGCGTGTTGCTGGTGCTGCCCATTGGCGGCGCGGACATGCCGGTGGTCATCTGCTTGCTCAACTCGTACGCGGGCCTCGCGGCGGCGGCCACGGGCTTCGCGCTGGGCAACAACGTGCTCATCATCTGCGGCGCGCTGGACGGCTTCTCCGGCTTCCTGCTGGGCATGATGATGTCCAAGGCGATGAACCGCTCGTTCTCCAACGTGCTCTTCGGCGCGTTCGGCGCGGTGCCGGAAGCCAAGGCCGTCACGGAGGGCGCCCAGCCCTCGGGCCCCGCGCCCAACGTGGGCAGCGTGGAGGAGGCCGCCGAGGTGCTGCGCGCCGCGCGCTCCGTCATCGTCGTGCCGGGCTACGGCATGGCCGTGTCGCAGGCGCAGCACGCGGTGCGCGATTTGGCCAACGTCCTCCAGGCCAACGGCTGTGACGTGCGCTACGCCATCCACCCGGTGGCGGGTCGCATGCCGGGCCACATGAACGTGCTGCTGGCGGAAGCCAATGTGCCGTACGACCACCTGTTCGACCTGGACGTCATCAACGACGACTTCACCGCCACGGACGTCGCGCTGGTGGTGGGCGCCAACGACGTCGTCAACCCCGCCGCGCGCAGCAACCAGAGCAGCCCCATCTACGGCATGCCCATCCTCTCCGCGGACCTGGCGAAGACGTGCGTGGTGCTCAAGCGCTCGCTCAACGCGGGCTTCGCCGGCATCGAGAACGAGCTCTTCGTCCGCTCCAACACGATGATGGTGCTGGGGGACGCGAAGAAGACGCTGATGCAGTTCACCTCCGCGCTCAAGGAGTAG
- a CDS encoding Re/Si-specific NAD(P)(+) transhydrogenase subunit alpha, with protein MIIAIPRETVPGERRVALVAESVKRLVGRKHEVVVESGAGLGAECSDEELHAAGARIEPSTDALYAKAEVLLKIQPPDDAEVERLKPDSVLVSLAYPLANPALARALAKRRVTLLAADMVPRTTLAQMMDVLSSQATIAGYRAVVLASEALPRLFPMLMTAAGTIPPAKVLVLGAGVAGLQAIATARRLGAVVEAYDVRKVVKEQVESLGARFVNIDIEDAAGSGGYAKELGEEAKRKQAEVLAQHVAKSDAVITTAQIPGRRAPVLLPADMVRRMKSGSVVVDIAAEQGGNCELTRVGERYRTDFGVTIVGERNLPAQLSVHASAMYSRNMEKLLAHVTDKDNVLKLDVSDEIVKGMLITRGGEVVHPAVADVAMREG; from the coding sequence ATGATCATCGCCATCCCCCGTGAAACGGTGCCGGGCGAAAGGCGGGTCGCGCTCGTGGCGGAGAGCGTGAAACGCCTCGTCGGCAGGAAGCACGAAGTGGTGGTCGAGAGCGGCGCGGGCCTGGGCGCGGAGTGCTCCGACGAGGAGCTCCACGCGGCGGGCGCGCGAATCGAGCCGAGCACCGACGCGCTGTATGCGAAAGCGGAGGTGCTGCTGAAGATCCAGCCTCCGGATGACGCGGAGGTGGAGCGGCTCAAGCCGGACTCGGTGCTGGTGAGCCTGGCCTATCCGCTGGCGAACCCGGCGCTGGCCAGGGCGCTGGCGAAGCGGCGGGTGACGCTGTTGGCGGCGGACATGGTGCCGCGCACGACGCTGGCGCAGATGATGGATGTGCTCAGCTCGCAGGCGACCATCGCGGGGTACCGCGCGGTGGTGCTCGCGTCGGAGGCGCTGCCCCGGCTGTTCCCCATGCTGATGACCGCCGCGGGCACCATTCCTCCCGCGAAGGTGCTGGTGCTGGGAGCGGGCGTCGCCGGCTTGCAGGCCATCGCCACGGCGCGCCGGCTGGGCGCGGTGGTGGAGGCGTACGACGTGCGCAAGGTGGTGAAGGAGCAGGTGGAGAGCCTGGGCGCGCGCTTCGTGAACATCGACATCGAGGACGCGGCGGGCTCGGGGGGCTACGCGAAGGAGCTGGGCGAGGAGGCCAAACGCAAGCAGGCGGAGGTGCTCGCCCAGCACGTGGCGAAGTCGGACGCGGTCATCACCACGGCGCAGATTCCCGGACGGCGCGCGCCGGTGCTGCTGCCCGCGGACATGGTGCGGCGGATGAAGAGCGGCTCGGTGGTGGTGGACATCGCCGCGGAGCAGGGCGGCAACTGCGAGCTGACGCGGGTGGGGGAGCGCTACCGCACGGACTTCGGCGTCACCATCGTCGGTGAGCGCAACCTCCCGGCCCAGCTCTCCGTGCACGCCAGCGCCATGTACTCGCGCAACATGGAGAAGCTGCTCGCGCACGTCACCGACAAGGACAATGTGCTGAAGCTGGATGTCTCGGATGAAATCGTGAAGGGCATGCTCATCACCCGCGGCGGTGAGGTGGTCCACCCCGCCGTGGCGGATGTGGCGATGAGGGAGGGCTGA
- a CDS encoding NAD(P) transhydrogenase subunit alpha produces the protein MSLTLIFGLYVFFLAAFTGYQVISKVPHLLHTPLMAFTNAISGISLVGSLLAAGGHYGTVSTVLGAVAVLAATINVVGGFLITDRMLRMFKKKGGAR, from the coding sequence ATGTCATTGACGCTGATCTTCGGCCTGTATGTCTTCTTCCTGGCGGCCTTCACGGGCTACCAGGTCATCTCCAAGGTCCCGCACCTGCTCCACACGCCGCTGATGGCCTTCACCAACGCCATCTCCGGCATCTCCCTGGTGGGCTCGCTGCTGGCGGCCGGTGGGCACTACGGCACGGTGTCCACGGTGCTCGGCGCGGTGGCGGTGCTGGCGGCCACCATCAACGTGGTGGGCGGCTTCCTCATCACCGACCGCATGCTGCGCATGTTCAAGAAGAAGGGCGGCGCGCGATGA
- a CDS encoding GYF domain-containing protein codes for MIGDSRDGKSQPDETTAGPHEPDGGGTPVFGGVSEAELDVFVSKLRTDKNPRVAAANARARNDVNEERLHKGVRRSLVSSVLVEEDPTPTPPIAANHAWFLALGAQPSGPFDAEALKEPWARGELRPETLCWRAGFQAWVPVSQVPELVEALMPATQELSAALDAALTELPGAPALAAVSEADVSGIPSWAVVASPAAPSAPAPAASVPVDPVGAHAVLAEVTTATEQVEAKWRLGGWWFTLAGGVAGGVTVAIVMGLFGSGVGASQLLSRFNLPAFMKSEPPVAPAPAPVAPAVPAVAPAPIAPVPTELSVAPVLVETPREVAAKPPAPAVADALARSAVGTPGGGAVIPAGGAVAAVATSSAPSRPSLTGVVTVERGGSVPVVPASGGGLAAEVSGISRTSRQERDVESAPPVAPSSRAADVKLSSRSTAPAPTPVEAPAAAEDDFGDLENDLGPDAAYARELSGPASGTRKREPPPSVYIPPVAPIQNPRLSLTQSDVFEVVLAKKGEVTACANVKPRPVDEGTRVVVRWSILPSGEVSEVVTETASLRGTSFARCIEAKVRAWDFPKHQEQGGPVRFPFVF; via the coding sequence ATGATCGGCGATTCACGGGACGGTAAGTCCCAGCCGGATGAAACAACCGCGGGCCCCCACGAGCCGGACGGCGGAGGCACCCCTGTGTTCGGCGGGGTGTCCGAGGCGGAGCTCGACGTCTTCGTCAGCAAGCTGCGCACGGACAAGAACCCCCGCGTGGCGGCGGCCAACGCGCGTGCCCGCAACGACGTGAACGAGGAGCGGCTGCACAAGGGTGTGCGTCGCTCGCTCGTGTCCTCCGTGCTGGTGGAGGAGGACCCCACGCCCACGCCGCCCATCGCGGCGAACCACGCCTGGTTCCTCGCCCTGGGCGCCCAGCCCTCGGGCCCCTTCGACGCGGAGGCCCTCAAGGAGCCCTGGGCGCGCGGTGAGCTGCGGCCGGAGACGCTGTGCTGGCGCGCGGGCTTCCAGGCCTGGGTGCCGGTGAGCCAGGTGCCGGAGCTGGTCGAAGCGCTGATGCCGGCGACGCAGGAGCTCAGCGCGGCCCTGGACGCCGCCCTGACGGAGCTGCCGGGCGCGCCCGCGCTCGCGGCCGTGAGCGAGGCGGACGTCTCGGGCATTCCTTCCTGGGCCGTCGTGGCGTCTCCCGCCGCGCCGAGTGCTCCCGCGCCCGCCGCGTCGGTGCCGGTGGACCCGGTGGGCGCCCACGCGGTGCTGGCCGAAGTGACAACCGCCACCGAGCAGGTCGAGGCGAAGTGGAGGCTGGGCGGCTGGTGGTTCACGCTGGCCGGCGGCGTCGCCGGAGGCGTCACCGTGGCCATCGTCATGGGCCTGTTCGGCTCGGGGGTCGGGGCCTCGCAGCTGCTGTCCCGCTTCAACCTGCCCGCGTTCATGAAGTCCGAGCCGCCCGTCGCGCCCGCTCCGGCCCCGGTGGCTCCGGCCGTGCCCGCCGTGGCGCCGGCGCCGATTGCGCCCGTGCCGACCGAGCTCTCCGTGGCGCCCGTCCTCGTCGAGACCCCTCGCGAAGTCGCCGCGAAGCCTCCCGCGCCCGCAGTGGCGGATGCGCTCGCGCGCTCGGCCGTGGGGACGCCGGGCGGGGGCGCCGTGATTCCGGCCGGTGGCGCCGTGGCCGCGGTCGCGACGTCGAGCGCGCCCTCGCGTCCCTCGCTCACGGGCGTCGTCACCGTCGAGCGGGGTGGCTCGGTGCCCGTGGTGCCCGCGTCGGGTGGCGGGCTCGCGGCCGAGGTGAGCGGCATCTCTCGCACGTCGCGCCAGGAGCGGGACGTGGAGTCCGCGCCGCCCGTGGCGCCGAGCTCTCGCGCCGCCGACGTGAAGCTGTCCTCGCGGTCCACCGCGCCCGCTCCCACGCCCGTCGAGGCGCCCGCGGCGGCGGAGGATGACTTCGGGGACCTGGAGAACGACCTGGGCCCGGACGCGGCCTATGCGCGCGAGCTGTCGGGCCCGGCGTCGGGGACGCGCAAGCGTGAGCCGCCGCCGTCCGTCTACATCCCGCCGGTGGCGCCCATCCAGAACCCGCGCCTGTCGCTCACCCAGTCGGACGTCTTCGAAGTCGTCCTCGCCAAGAAGGGCGAGGTCACCGCGTGCGCGAACGTGAAGCCGCGCCCGGTGGACGAAGGCACGCGCGTCGTCGTGCGCTGGTCCATCCTCCCCAGCGGCGAGGTGTCCGAGGTCGTCACCGAGACGGCGTCGCTCAGGGGCACGTCGTTCGCTCGCTGCATCGAGGCCAAGGTCCGTGCGTGGGACTTCCCCAAGCACCAGGAGCAGGGGGGGCCCGTGCGGTTCCCGTTCGTGTTCTGA
- a CDS encoding DUF1330 domain-containing protein, protein MPAYVVVEIAVHDVQTYERYRQLAPPSIARYGGRYLVRGGATEALEGTWQPPRFVILEFPNVEQARSWWSSPEYAAAKALRHASAHTMMLLMDGLPLDQGLPVVAGVSTLAP, encoded by the coding sequence ATGCCTGCCTACGTCGTCGTCGAAATCGCGGTGCATGACGTGCAGACGTATGAGCGCTACCGGCAGCTGGCGCCGCCCTCCATCGCGCGGTACGGCGGACGCTACCTGGTCCGGGGTGGGGCGACGGAGGCGCTCGAGGGGACGTGGCAGCCGCCGCGCTTCGTCATCCTCGAGTTCCCCAACGTCGAGCAGGCCCGCTCCTGGTGGTCCTCGCCCGAGTACGCCGCCGCGAAGGCGCTGCGCCACGCGAGCGCGCACACGATGATGTTGTTGATGGATGGACTGCCGCTCGACCAGGGCCTCCCGGTGGTCGCCGGCGTCTCCACGCTGGCGCCCTGA